Proteins encoded by one window of Pseudomonas sp. LS44:
- the choV gene encoding choline ABC transporter ATP-binding protein codes for MSLIRCEHVDVIFGKAPRRALPLLQQGLSRDQVLQRSGQLVGVANINLTVERGETCVLMGLSGSGKSTLLRCINGLNRVTRGHLLIEHQGTALDIASCTAAQLKELRTQRIAMVFQKFALLPWLTVGENIGFGLELQGRPAAERRRRVNEKLELVGLSQWRDKRPEQLSGGMQQRVGLARALAMDADILLMDEPFSALDPLIRQQLQDELLTLQRSLNKTIVFVSHDLDEALKLGNRIAIMKDGRIVQYGQPEDIVLNPADDYVRSFVAHTNPLNVLSGRSLMRPLSACRHEDGEICLDRSDDCWLDPGADQCPTAARQGSQSFSLQSWTPGQPVAALRQQPTVVDVQIAMRDALQIRYHTGHQLVLQESGRVVGLLGDHELYHALIGKPGEAVQERRLA; via the coding sequence ATGAGCCTGATCCGCTGCGAACACGTCGATGTGATTTTCGGCAAAGCGCCGCGCCGCGCCCTGCCGCTGCTGCAACAAGGCCTCAGTCGCGATCAGGTGCTGCAGCGCAGTGGCCAGCTGGTCGGCGTTGCCAACATCAACCTGACTGTCGAACGCGGTGAAACCTGCGTGCTGATGGGCCTCTCCGGTTCGGGAAAATCCACCCTGCTGCGCTGCATCAACGGCCTCAACCGAGTCACCCGTGGCCACCTGCTGATCGAACACCAGGGCACGGCGCTGGATATCGCCAGTTGCACGGCGGCGCAGCTCAAGGAACTGCGCACCCAGCGGATCGCCATGGTGTTTCAGAAATTTGCCCTGCTGCCCTGGCTGACGGTCGGCGAAAACATCGGTTTCGGTCTCGAACTGCAAGGCCGCCCGGCCGCCGAGCGGCGTCGGCGAGTGAATGAAAAACTCGAACTGGTCGGCCTCAGCCAGTGGCGCGACAAACGCCCCGAGCAGCTCTCCGGCGGCATGCAACAGCGCGTCGGCCTGGCTCGCGCGCTGGCCATGGATGCCGACATCCTGCTCATGGACGAACCCTTCTCGGCCCTCGACCCGCTGATTCGCCAGCAGTTGCAGGACGAACTGCTGACCCTGCAACGCAGCCTCAACAAGACCATCGTGTTCGTCAGCCACGACCTCGACGAAGCGCTGAAACTCGGCAACCGCATCGCCATCATGAAAGACGGGCGCATCGTCCAGTACGGCCAGCCGGAAGACATCGTCCTCAATCCGGCCGACGATTACGTGCGCAGCTTCGTCGCCCACACCAACCCGCTCAACGTGCTCAGCGGCCGCAGCCTAATGCGCCCGCTGAGCGCCTGCCGTCATGAAGACGGGGAAATCTGCCTGGACCGCAGCGACGACTGCTGGCTGGACCCGGGCGCCGACCAATGCCCGACCGCCGCGCGCCAGGGCAGCCAGTCGTTCAGCCTGCAAAGCTGGACACCCGGCCAGCCGGTCGCCGCGTTGCGCCAGCAACCGACCGTGGTCGACGTGCAGATCGCCATGCGCGACGCTCTACAGATCCGCTATCACACCGGCCACCAACTGGTGCTCCAGGAAAGCGGCCGGGTGGTCGGCCTGCTCGGCGACCACGAGCTGTATCACGCGCTGATTGGCAAACCGGGAGAAGCAGTGCAGGAGCGGCGGTTGGCTTGA
- the choW gene encoding choline ABC transporter permease subunit, with translation MLTDEKIPLGQTVADWVDWLTRHGASYFDPFAAGLEQLIHGLTQALLWFPPLLLIGLFALFTQLLQRRWGLTLFCGLALLLILNLGYWQETLETLAQVLFATLVCVSIGVPLGILAAHRPTLYTLMRPVLDLMQTVPTFVYLIPTLTLFGLGVVPGLISTVVFAIAAPIRLTYLGISGVPHELLDAGKAFGCSRRQLLTRIELPHAMPSIAVGVTQCIMLSLSMVVIAALVGADGLGRPVVNALNTADIGLGFEAGLAIVLLAIILDRVCKQPAPRSKEVPA, from the coding sequence ATGCTGACCGATGAAAAAATCCCCCTAGGCCAGACCGTCGCCGACTGGGTGGATTGGCTGACCCGCCACGGCGCCAGCTATTTCGACCCGTTCGCCGCCGGCCTGGAGCAGCTGATTCACGGCCTGACTCAAGCACTGCTGTGGTTTCCGCCGCTGCTGCTGATCGGCCTGTTCGCCTTGTTCACCCAACTGTTGCAACGCCGTTGGGGCCTGACCCTGTTTTGCGGTCTGGCGCTGCTGCTGATCCTCAACCTCGGCTATTGGCAGGAGACCCTGGAAACCCTCGCCCAGGTGCTGTTCGCCACTTTGGTCTGCGTGTCGATCGGCGTGCCGCTGGGGATTCTCGCCGCGCACCGGCCGACCCTCTACACGCTGATGCGCCCGGTGCTCGACCTGATGCAGACGGTGCCGACCTTCGTCTACCTGATCCCAACCCTGACCCTGTTCGGCCTCGGCGTGGTGCCGGGGCTGATCTCCACCGTGGTGTTCGCCATCGCCGCGCCGATCCGCCTGACCTATCTGGGCATCAGCGGCGTACCCCACGAACTGCTGGATGCCGGCAAGGCGTTCGGTTGCTCGCGCCGCCAACTGCTCACGCGCATCGAACTGCCGCACGCCATGCCGAGCATCGCCGTCGGCGTGACCCAATGCATCATGCTCTCGCTGTCGATGGTGGTGATCGCCGCGCTGGTCGGCGCCGATGGCCTCGGCCGGCCGGTGGTCAACGCGCTGAACACCGCCGACATCGGCCTGGGCTTCGAAGCCGGGCTGGCCATCGTGCTGCTGGCGATCATTCTCGACCGGGTTTGCAAGCAGCCGGCGCCGCGCAGCAAGGAGGTCCCCGCATGA
- a CDS encoding choline ABC transporter substrate-binding protein — translation MKGSTLLLLASLLGLPLLSSAQEPESCATVRFSDVGWTDITVTTAVASELLEALGYQTKTSMLSVPVTYRSLQNNDLDVFLGNWMPTMENDLKPYRDKGTVETLRANLQGAKYTLAVPAYVYDAGLHDFADIARFHEQLDGKLYGIEPGNDGNRLIQSMIDKNAFALGKFKLVESSEAAMLAQVQRAARTQQWLVFLGWEPHPMNQRLPMRYLTGGDEFFGPDLGRATVYTNVRKGYAEECANVGKLLSNLEFSLEMENRLMDAVLNDKAKPRAAARAWLKANPQQLDAWLAGVTSRDGQPGLPVVKAKLAP, via the coding sequence ATGAAAGGTTCCACCCTCCTGTTATTGGCCAGCTTGCTCGGCCTGCCGCTGCTGAGCTCGGCCCAGGAGCCGGAATCTTGTGCCACGGTGCGCTTCTCGGATGTCGGCTGGACCGATATCACCGTCACCACCGCAGTCGCCAGCGAATTGCTCGAAGCCCTCGGCTACCAGACCAAGACCAGCATGCTCTCGGTGCCGGTGACCTACCGCTCGCTGCAGAACAACGATCTCGACGTGTTCCTCGGCAACTGGATGCCGACCATGGAAAACGATCTCAAGCCGTATCGCGACAAGGGCACGGTGGAAACCCTGCGCGCCAATCTGCAAGGCGCCAAATACACCCTGGCGGTGCCCGCCTACGTGTACGACGCCGGCCTACATGATTTCGCCGACATCGCGCGCTTCCACGAGCAACTGGACGGCAAGCTGTATGGCATCGAGCCGGGCAACGACGGCAACCGCCTGATCCAGAGCATGATCGACAAAAACGCCTTCGCCCTCGGCAAGTTCAAGCTGGTCGAATCCAGCGAAGCGGCGATGCTCGCCCAGGTCCAGCGCGCCGCCCGCACCCAGCAGTGGCTGGTGTTCCTCGGCTGGGAGCCGCACCCGATGAACCAGCGCCTGCCAATGCGCTATCTGACCGGCGGCGACGAGTTCTTCGGTCCCGACCTGGGGCGTGCCACGGTGTACACCAATGTGCGCAAGGGCTATGCCGAGGAATGCGCGAATGTCGGCAAATTGCTGTCCAACCTGGAGTTCAGCCTGGAGATGGAAAACCGGCTGATGGATGCCGTACTCAACGACAAAGCCAAACCACGCGCCGCCGCTCGCGCCTGGCTCAAGGCCAATCCGCAGCAGCTCGATGCCTGGCTCGCCGGCGTGACCAGCCGCGATGGCCAGCCGGGGCTGCCGGTGGTCAAGGCCAAGTTGGCCCCCTGA
- the mdtD gene encoding multidrug transporter subunit MdtD encodes MPSPLPLDARTARILPWIVAIAFFMQTLDGTILNTALPAMARDLAEDPLRMQSVVISYMLTVALLIPASGWIADRFGTRRIFFGAILLFSLGSLLCALSESLVQLVGARVVQGLGGALMMPVGRLIVLRAYPRSELVRIMSFITIPGLLGPLMGPTLGGWLVEYTSWHWIFLINLPVGVLGCIAALTLMPDLRGPERSRFDAVGFMLFGAAMVLITIALEGLGELHLPHLRVLLLLVGGLACLAAYWLRAGRIEHPLFSPSLFRTRTFAVGILGNLFARLGSGALPFLVPLLLQVALGYSPAQAGMSMIPLALSAMVAKGLARRLIERVGYRGVLTGNTLALGLMLCSLALVDPAHPYWLLLIQLAVLGGINSLQFTAMNTVTLIDLDDHAASSGNSLLSVVAQLSLGLGVASAAALLGGFTASIGQEVNSVLGAFQATFLCVGVLTMFAAAIFLQLTREDGRSTRKVEVVPEE; translated from the coding sequence ATGCCCAGCCCGTTGCCGCTTGACGCTCGCACCGCCCGGATACTGCCGTGGATCGTCGCCATCGCCTTCTTCATGCAAACCCTCGACGGCACTATTCTCAACACCGCCCTACCGGCGATGGCCCGCGATCTGGCCGAAGATCCGTTGCGCATGCAGTCGGTAGTGATCTCCTACATGCTCACCGTGGCGCTGCTGATTCCCGCCTCGGGGTGGATCGCCGATCGCTTCGGCACGCGGCGGATATTCTTCGGCGCGATCCTCCTGTTCAGCCTCGGCTCGCTGCTCTGTGCGCTGTCGGAAAGCCTGGTGCAATTGGTCGGTGCCCGGGTGGTCCAGGGCCTCGGTGGCGCGCTGATGATGCCGGTCGGACGGCTGATCGTGCTGCGCGCTTACCCGCGCAGCGAGCTGGTGCGGATCATGAGCTTCATCACCATCCCCGGCCTGCTCGGCCCACTGATGGGTCCGACCCTCGGCGGCTGGCTGGTGGAGTACACCAGCTGGCATTGGATCTTCCTCATCAACCTGCCGGTCGGCGTGCTGGGCTGCATCGCCGCGCTGACCCTGATGCCGGATTTGCGCGGCCCGGAACGCAGCCGTTTCGACGCCGTCGGCTTCATGCTGTTCGGCGCGGCGATGGTGCTGATCACCATCGCCTTGGAAGGCCTTGGCGAACTGCATCTGCCGCACCTGCGCGTGCTGCTCCTGCTGGTCGGCGGCCTGGCCTGCCTGGCCGCCTATTGGCTGCGCGCCGGGCGCATCGAGCATCCGCTGTTTTCGCCCAGCCTGTTCCGCACCCGCACCTTTGCCGTTGGCATCCTTGGCAACCTGTTCGCTCGCCTGGGCAGCGGTGCCCTGCCGTTTCTGGTGCCGCTGCTGTTGCAGGTGGCGCTTGGCTACTCGCCGGCCCAGGCGGGGATGAGCATGATTCCCCTGGCCCTCTCGGCGATGGTCGCCAAGGGCCTGGCGCGACGATTGATCGAACGCGTTGGCTACCGCGGCGTGCTGACCGGCAACACCCTGGCGCTCGGCCTGATGCTGTGCAGCCTGGCGCTGGTCGACCCGGCGCATCCGTACTGGCTACTGCTGATCCAGCTGGCGGTGCTCGGCGGGATCAATTCCTTGCAGTTCACCGCAATGAACACCGTGACCCTGATCGACCTCGACGACCACGCGGCGAGCAGCGGCAACAGCCTGCTGTCGGTGGTCGCGCAACTCTCGCTGGGCCTCGGCGTCGCCAGTGCGGCGGCGCTGCTGGGCGGCTTCACCGCCTCGATCGGACAAGAGGTGAACAGCGTACTCGGCGCGTTCCAGGCGACCTTCCTGTGCGTCGGAGTCCTGACCATGTTCGCCGCGGCGATCTTCCTCCAGCTGACCCGCGAGGACGGTCGCAGCACCCGCAAGGTTGAGGTGGTGCCGGAGGAGTGA